The Methyloferula stellata AR4 genome includes a window with the following:
- a CDS encoding TonB-dependent receptor — protein sequence MERSKVPYNVETLSREEFEQTHQNEITEALARRLPGISTNDVIGSPLVQELDYRGFVASPIPGTPQGLAVYQNGVRINEAWGDGVNWDAIPSIAIDRTTIESGNPIFGLNALGGAVILDMKNGFTYQGTMFDGRFGSRMRRQAEFEYGKTLDNWGLYFAAESLHDNGYRYFGGTHVNRGYADLGYRAEGNELHLAFTGGRTNLGVAGTTPEELVDLNPSAVFTTPQTTQNTVGMVQLNGKFDVTNTLTVNTVGYLRSFDQAHVDGNISNFVSCGGATLCDGNGNATSIPDVTGGTQLVGEDDDNWTRSRSVGATVQLTDTDKIIGHDNKFTFGVSYDHGWTNFKGSSYIGILGPNYVVTNLQPTPINEPASDVSPTNLNAQNGYLGVYVLDAFDVTRELTVTVGARYNNAQIDLADQSGQSPSLTSTNNFQHINPGAGATYKITPNVSAYASWSEANRTPTPLELGCANPNQPCMIDNFLVSDPPLKQVISQTVEAGFKGNFDVAEVVPGRLEWSAGIFRTMSDNDILSVPSQVTGFGFFQNAGTTRRQGVETSLNYRAEKWNAYINYTYLDATFRTPVSLSSPNNPFADANGNIQVMPGDSLPGVPRNRLKFGVDYSITPEWKVGGDFVYESSRYFFGDQINALSPLPGYETVNLRSSYQVTKNVQVYGLVENAFNQRYATYGALFESDSTINPNTGVAFPGFSTFTNPKAVTVAPPIGVYIGLKATL from the coding sequence GTGGAGCGGAGCAAAGTTCCCTACAATGTCGAGACCTTGAGCCGCGAGGAATTCGAGCAGACCCATCAAAACGAGATCACCGAAGCGCTCGCCCGGCGCCTGCCCGGCATCAGCACCAATGACGTGATCGGCAGCCCGCTCGTCCAGGAGCTCGATTATCGCGGCTTCGTCGCGTCGCCCATTCCGGGAACGCCGCAAGGCCTTGCCGTCTATCAGAACGGCGTTCGCATCAACGAAGCTTGGGGCGATGGTGTCAATTGGGACGCCATTCCGTCGATCGCCATCGACCGCACGACGATTGAAAGCGGCAATCCGATCTTCGGCCTCAACGCACTTGGCGGTGCCGTCATTCTCGACATGAAAAACGGCTTCACCTATCAAGGCACCATGTTCGACGGCCGCTTCGGCAGCCGCATGCGCCGCCAAGCCGAGTTCGAATATGGCAAGACGCTCGACAACTGGGGTTTGTATTTCGCTGCTGAATCGCTGCACGACAACGGCTATCGCTATTTTGGCGGCACACACGTCAACAGAGGCTATGCCGATCTCGGCTATCGCGCCGAAGGCAATGAACTCCATCTCGCCTTCACCGGCGGACGCACCAATCTGGGCGTCGCCGGTACGACTCCGGAGGAGTTGGTCGATCTCAATCCAAGCGCCGTCTTCACGACGCCGCAGACGACGCAAAACACCGTCGGCATGGTCCAGTTGAACGGCAAGTTCGACGTGACGAACACTCTGACAGTTAACACAGTCGGCTATCTCCGTTCCTTCGACCAGGCCCATGTCGACGGCAATATCAGCAACTTCGTCTCGTGCGGCGGGGCGACGCTTTGCGACGGCAACGGCAATGCCACCAGCATTCCCGACGTAACAGGCGGGACGCAGCTCGTCGGAGAAGACGACGACAACTGGACGCGCTCGCGCAGCGTCGGCGCCACCGTTCAATTGACCGATACCGATAAAATCATCGGGCACGATAACAAGTTTACATTCGGCGTGAGCTATGACCATGGCTGGACGAACTTCAAAGGGTCGAGCTATATCGGCATACTTGGACCCAATTACGTCGTAACAAATCTCCAACCTACACCGATCAACGAACCGGCTTCAGACGTCTCGCCAACCAATCTCAACGCCCAGAATGGATATCTTGGCGTTTATGTGCTCGATGCGTTCGACGTCACCAGAGAGCTGACCGTGACCGTCGGTGCACGCTACAATAACGCGCAGATCGACCTTGCCGACCAATCCGGCCAAAGCCCCAGCCTTACCAGCACCAACAATTTCCAGCATATCAATCCCGGCGCCGGTGCAACCTACAAGATCACGCCGAACGTCTCGGCCTATGCAAGCTGGTCGGAAGCCAACCGCACGCCGACGCCGCTTGAGCTCGGCTGCGCCAATCCGAACCAGCCTTGCATGATCGACAATTTTCTTGTCTCGGATCCACCGCTGAAACAAGTCATCTCGCAAACCGTCGAAGCGGGCTTCAAGGGCAATTTCGATGTCGCAGAGGTGGTGCCCGGCAGATTGGAATGGAGCGCCGGCATTTTCCGGACCATGAGCGACAACGACATCTTGAGCGTGCCCAGCCAGGTCACCGGCTTCGGCTTCTTCCAGAATGCCGGAACGACGCGCCGGCAAGGTGTCGAGACGAGCCTCAACTATAGGGCAGAGAAGTGGAACGCCTATATCAATTACACTTATCTCGACGCCACCTTCAGAACGCCCGTCTCGCTGTCGTCGCCTAACAATCCGTTTGCCGATGCGAACGGCAATATCCAGGTCATGCCCGGCGACAGCCTGCCCGGCGTGCCGCGGAACAGGCTCAAATTCGGCGTCGATTATTCGATAACCCCAGAATGGAAAGTCGGCGGCGATTTCGTCTATGAATCGAGCCGCTATTTCTTCGGCGACCAGATCAATGCATTGAGCCCGTTGCCTGGCTATGAGACCGTCAATCTGCGCAGCTCGTACCAGGTGACCAAGAACGTTCAGGTCTATGGTCTGGTCGAAAACGCTTTCAACCAGCGTTATGCGACATACGGCGCTCTGTTTGAATCCGATTCGACCATCAATCCGAATACGGGTGTCGCCTTCCCAGGATTCTCCACTTTCACCAACCCCAAGGCGGTCACGGTCGCCCCGCCGATCGGCGTCTATATCGGCCTGAAGGCAACCTTATGA
- a CDS encoding outer membrane beta-barrel protein encodes MMIRKTCLSAVAIAALTGGAFAADLPSRQPPPVYAPPPLFTWTGLYLGAQIGYAWGTNNTSLPTVPAFTGSNLSGVTGGVHVGYNYQVNQIVIGIEGEGNGTSLSKSAFEPITGTIINTSIPIEGSIRGRIGIAWDRVLLYATGGVALADVHNAYFGGIATSPYSSSDIVNSRIGWTAGAGVEYAVTNNVSVRAEYRYADFGHQTNSVMLTGIPATNHLTENAVRAGVSYKVDLNPPPAPVVAKY; translated from the coding sequence ATGATGATCCGGAAAACATGTCTTTCAGCCGTCGCAATCGCCGCCTTGACCGGCGGAGCCTTCGCCGCCGATCTGCCATCCCGTCAGCCGCCGCCGGTCTATGCGCCACCGCCGCTGTTCACCTGGACCGGCCTCTATCTCGGCGCGCAAATCGGCTATGCTTGGGGAACGAATAACACCAGCCTGCCGACCGTGCCCGCCTTCACCGGTTCCAACCTCTCCGGCGTGACCGGCGGTGTTCATGTCGGATATAATTATCAGGTCAACCAGATCGTCATCGGGATCGAAGGCGAAGGCAATGGAACGAGCCTCTCGAAAAGCGCTTTCGAACCCATTACCGGCACGATCATCAATACGAGCATTCCGATCGAAGGATCGATCCGCGGCCGCATTGGCATAGCCTGGGATCGCGTGTTGCTTTATGCGACCGGCGGCGTGGCTTTGGCCGATGTCCATAACGCCTATTTCGGCGGGATCGCCACCAGTCCCTATTCGTCATCCGACATCGTAAACTCGCGCATCGGTTGGACTGCCGGCGCGGGCGTCGAATATGCCGTGACCAATAATGTGTCGGTGCGTGCGGAATACCGCTATGCGGACTTTGGCCATCAGACCAATTCCGTTATGTTGACGGGTATCCCGGCCACAAACCATTTGACCGAAAACGCGGTGCGTGCCGGCGTCAGCTACAAGGTCGATTTGAATCCTCCACCGGCACCTGTCGTCGCCAAATATTGA
- a CDS encoding PQQ-dependent catabolism-associated beta-propeller protein, whose protein sequence is MPSRALIVHRRTLGWAAAAFCLVAGEVQASQLFITNERDNTVTVLDGETLAVIKTIPVGERPRGIVITPDHREVLVCDGDADDITIIDTETLSVTGTMETGPDPETLALSPSGDIVYVSNENDSMVTVLEKATGKVIARVPVGIEPEGLAVSDDGRIVVDVSESTSMAHFIDTQSWKVVANVLVDTRPRIAEFTPDRKQIWVSSEIGGTVSIIESGSRKVIHKIGFDIPGIRPELITPVGVRFTSDGKTAFVALGRANRVAVIDTATYEVKRYLLVGQRVWQLAFNGNGSRLYAVNGLTNDVSVIDVAKLDVLKSVPVGRLPWGIAVKP, encoded by the coding sequence ATGCCATCTCGCGCCTTGATCGTTCACAGAAGAACTCTTGGTTGGGCCGCGGCAGCATTCTGCCTGGTTGCCGGCGAGGTCCAGGCAAGCCAACTCTTCATCACCAATGAGCGCGACAATACGGTGACCGTGCTCGATGGAGAAACACTCGCGGTCATCAAGACAATTCCCGTCGGCGAGCGGCCACGCGGCATCGTGATCACACCCGATCATCGCGAGGTGCTCGTCTGCGACGGTGACGCCGATGACATTACGATCATAGACACCGAGACGCTGAGCGTGACCGGCACGATGGAGACCGGTCCGGATCCGGAAACACTCGCCTTGTCGCCGTCCGGCGACATTGTCTATGTGTCGAATGAAAACGACTCGATGGTCACGGTTCTGGAGAAAGCGACTGGCAAGGTGATCGCACGCGTTCCTGTCGGTATCGAGCCGGAAGGGCTCGCGGTGAGCGACGACGGGCGCATTGTCGTGGACGTTTCCGAATCGACCAGCATGGCGCATTTCATCGATACGCAGAGCTGGAAAGTGGTCGCCAATGTGCTCGTCGACACCAGGCCGCGGATCGCCGAGTTCACGCCGGACAGAAAACAGATCTGGGTCTCGTCGGAAATTGGCGGAACGGTTTCCATTATTGAGTCTGGCAGCCGTAAGGTCATCCATAAGATCGGCTTCGATATTCCAGGCATCAGGCCTGAGCTGATTACGCCGGTTGGGGTGCGTTTCACCTCGGATGGCAAGACGGCCTTCGTGGCGCTCGGGCGCGCCAATAGGGTCGCCGTGATCGACACGGCGACCTATGAAGTGAAACGCTATCTGCTTGTCGGCCAGCGCGTCTGGCAGCTGGCCTTCAATGGCAACGGCAGCCGGCTTTATGCCGTGAACGGCCTGACGAATGATGTCTCCGTCATCGATGTCGCAAAGCTGGACGTCTTGAAATCCGTGCCTGTCGGCCGCCTCCCATGGGGAATCGCCGTCAAGCCTTGA
- a CDS encoding ABC transporter substrate-binding protein, with product MSPTSDTDETPKSITANVVYFGKAYQETQPLSLMQTIPTDGGVAGAKLGAQEINITGKFLGRQYVLDVVTVPADGDIAARAREVLSTKPSMIVADLNSADLLTLADLPEAANAIILDARTIDDNLRQDDCRRNVFHLLPSRAMRTDALAQFLILKRWRRWFLLKGVGVQDEAYAAAMRRSSSRFGGKIVEERSYSYNPGARRVDTGFQQIQTQMPLATQNAPSYDVLIVADEADQFGDYLPYNTYEARPIAGTQGLVATAWHPSFQEYSALQMQHRFKLFAHRDMIERDYAGWLALRIVGEAFIRSGKTEPADLRAFLRSDQFEVAGFKGEGLTFRRWDQQLRQPVLLAQALMVTSMSPQEGFLHQKFLTDTLGFDEPETKCHLAP from the coding sequence ATGAGCCCGACGTCGGACACCGATGAGACACCCAAAAGCATAACCGCAAACGTCGTCTATTTCGGCAAGGCCTATCAGGAGACGCAGCCGCTCTCGCTCATGCAGACCATTCCGACGGACGGCGGCGTGGCCGGCGCGAAATTGGGAGCGCAAGAGATCAATATCACCGGCAAGTTTCTGGGACGGCAATATGTATTGGATGTCGTGACGGTTCCAGCCGATGGCGACATTGCCGCTAGAGCGCGCGAGGTGCTTTCGACGAAGCCTTCGATGATTGTCGCCGATCTGAATTCGGCTGATCTCCTGACTCTTGCCGATTTGCCGGAAGCGGCAAACGCGATCATCCTGGATGCGCGAACGATCGACGACAATCTGCGGCAGGACGATTGCCGGCGTAATGTGTTTCACTTACTGCCGAGCCGCGCGATGCGCACCGACGCGCTTGCGCAATTCTTGATATTGAAACGCTGGAGACGCTGGTTCTTGCTGAAGGGAGTAGGCGTGCAAGACGAGGCCTATGCCGCGGCCATGCGGCGCTCCTCCTCGCGCTTCGGCGGAAAGATCGTCGAGGAACGCAGCTATAGCTATAATCCCGGTGCGCGGCGCGTCGATACGGGGTTTCAGCAGATCCAAACCCAGATGCCGCTCGCGACTCAAAACGCACCGTCCTATGACGTGCTCATCGTCGCGGACGAAGCCGATCAGTTCGGCGATTATCTTCCCTATAATACTTATGAGGCGCGACCGATCGCCGGTACTCAGGGCTTGGTCGCGACCGCATGGCATCCGAGCTTTCAGGAATATTCGGCTTTGCAGATGCAGCATCGTTTCAAGCTTTTCGCGCATCGCGATATGATCGAGCGCGACTACGCGGGCTGGCTCGCCTTACGGATCGTCGGCGAAGCATTCATCCGATCCGGTAAGACAGAACCTGCGGACTTGCGTGCTTTTCTCCGGTCGGACCAGTTCGAAGTCGCGGGGTTCAAGGGGGAGGGGCTGACCTTTCGCCGATGGGACCAGCAGTTGCGTCAGCCCGTGCTGCTTGCGCAAGCCTTGATGGTGACCTCCATGTCGCCTCAGGAGGGGTTCCTGCATCAGAAATTTCTGACGGATACGCTCGGCTTTGATGAACCGGAGACGAAATGCCATCTCGCGCCTTGA
- a CDS encoding c-type cytochrome: protein MDLRFGRSIFSQRRRLSDHLIDGLSPHLKTPPQQGYRFRMIKQLCLAVALLFAPLHVYADDAPVGPVNVHQPSASDMSKSPSVSAPVSQVTGKPPLEIVASAPIGTIHNPYTGQPDMIEAGKKAFFGSSCNGCHGGGGGGGICPSIKNDNWVYGSDDDTLFRLISLGSEGLQKKGYVRIGIETVVAPMPPFGEIIKSDDELFKIMAFVRSLYSGSQDRVNW, encoded by the coding sequence ATGGATCTGCGATTCGGGCGCTCGATCTTTTCGCAGAGACGGCGCCTAAGTGACCATCTCATCGATGGGTTATCGCCGCACCTAAAGACACCACCGCAACAAGGATATCGTTTCAGAATGATTAAACAGCTTTGCCTCGCCGTTGCGCTTCTCTTCGCGCCGCTCCATGTCTATGCCGATGACGCACCTGTGGGTCCAGTTAACGTTCATCAGCCATCCGCTTCTGATATGAGCAAAAGCCCCTCCGTATCGGCTCCGGTTTCACAAGTGACGGGCAAGCCGCCACTTGAAATCGTTGCATCGGCGCCCATCGGCACGATCCATAATCCTTATACGGGTCAGCCTGATATGATCGAAGCCGGTAAGAAAGCTTTCTTCGGTTCCAGTTGTAATGGTTGCCACGGCGGTGGCGGCGGCGGCGGAATTTGTCCTTCGATCAAGAATGACAATTGGGTCTATGGGAGCGATGACGATACGCTGTTTCGTTTGATCTCGCTGGGTTCGGAAGGTCTTCAGAAGAAAGGCTATGTGAGGATTGGTATAGAAACAGTCGTCGCACCGATGCCGCCTTTTGGCGAAATTATCAAGAGCGACGATGAGCTTTTCAAGATTATGGCTTTCGTTCGATCGCTTTATTCGGGTTCTCAGGATCGCGTGAATTGGTAG
- a CDS encoding quinoprotein dehydrogenase-associated putative ABC transporter substrate-binding protein, with translation MKTITLRLPFAIFICLGAVSHAFAQAAPNNKEFDDYTQVQRDAAKAAARTAHYTSFRVCADPGDMPFSNIKEEGFENKIANVIAKALGTTATYFWRPYIERGLTRQTFDTNDCDILMDVPYNYESALTTFPIYGSTYVLASRSSDNYNFSGLSDPLLHKLQIGVYELSSLRQSLANHGVVSNVHVHEVSHDGDLVESHQPWWQVKEVVDGKLDVAGVWGPFAGWVKAQGAPLKLQPTNLMDDIIPMEFEMAIGVRKTDAVRKYAIENALNKHRDEIKKILDDYGVPLIECSDCLISGTIKAHGIYSAPTISAEELAKLHREKPEVTRERLETWLKDGADVNVELADAVLASDNERIGFLLEKGADINKKDLQGYTPLTASVRLGSLDTSKYLLERGARVDIPDSDGWLPLLHAVLRNDVAAIQLLLSKGTNVDSTAPGGFTALAVAIEEKKFDAAKALINSGAKVDLPVSKKKLTPLMAAASEPPPESRINKLQQTLNSMDIARELLSHGANVNAISSEGVTPLMIAAAHDNAPMIGLLLQSGAQPGMKSADGETARQIAAKAENGSAIRALDLFAETAPK, from the coding sequence ATGAAGACAATCACATTGCGTTTGCCATTCGCCATCTTCATCTGCCTCGGGGCTGTGAGCCATGCCTTCGCCCAGGCGGCACCGAATAATAAGGAGTTCGATGACTATACTCAGGTCCAGCGCGACGCGGCGAAGGCTGCCGCACGTACAGCGCACTACACGTCATTTCGCGTCTGTGCCGATCCAGGCGACATGCCGTTTTCGAACATCAAAGAAGAAGGATTCGAAAACAAGATCGCTAACGTGATAGCCAAAGCACTCGGCACCACGGCGACGTATTTCTGGCGTCCATACATTGAGCGCGGGTTAACCCGGCAGACGTTCGACACGAATGATTGCGATATCCTGATGGATGTTCCTTACAATTACGAATCCGCGTTGACCACATTTCCGATCTATGGATCGACCTATGTGTTGGCGTCACGCAGCAGCGATAATTACAATTTCAGCGGCCTCTCAGACCCTCTTCTGCATAAATTGCAGATCGGTGTTTATGAGTTGTCGTCGCTTCGCCAATCTCTGGCAAATCATGGTGTCGTCTCCAACGTCCATGTTCACGAGGTTAGCCACGACGGTGATCTCGTCGAGTCCCATCAACCTTGGTGGCAGGTCAAGGAGGTCGTCGATGGTAAGCTCGATGTCGCTGGCGTTTGGGGCCCGTTCGCCGGCTGGGTAAAAGCGCAAGGCGCGCCTCTCAAGCTCCAACCAACAAATCTCATGGACGACATCATCCCGATGGAATTCGAGATGGCGATCGGTGTGCGAAAGACAGATGCAGTGAGAAAATACGCGATAGAGAACGCGCTCAACAAGCATCGTGACGAGATCAAGAAGATTCTGGATGATTATGGTGTGCCATTGATCGAATGCTCGGACTGTCTAATCTCGGGTACAATCAAAGCTCATGGCATTTATTCAGCGCCAACGATCTCCGCTGAAGAACTTGCAAAACTGCATCGCGAAAAGCCGGAAGTTACCCGCGAGCGTCTTGAAACCTGGCTTAAAGACGGTGCTGACGTCAACGTAGAACTTGCCGATGCCGTGCTTGCCTCGGACAATGAAAGGATCGGCTTTCTTCTAGAAAAAGGTGCCGATATCAATAAGAAGGATCTGCAGGGCTATACGCCGCTGACGGCCTCCGTCAGGCTTGGCTCGCTCGACACATCAAAATATCTTCTTGAACGCGGCGCTAGGGTGGATATCCCCGACAGCGACGGCTGGTTACCTCTTCTTCATGCGGTGTTACGCAATGATGTGGCGGCCATTCAACTGCTTTTGTCTAAGGGTACCAACGTCGATTCCACCGCGCCAGGAGGCTTTACGGCGCTCGCCGTTGCGATCGAAGAAAAGAAGTTCGATGCTGCCAAAGCATTGATCAACAGCGGAGCTAAGGTCGATCTGCCTGTCAGCAAAAAGAAGCTGACGCCGCTGATGGCTGCGGCAAGCGAACCGCCGCCGGAAAGTCGCATTAACAAATTACAGCAAACACTCAACTCGATGGACATTGCTCGTGAACTTCTAAGTCATGGCGCCAACGTGAATGCCATCTCGAGCGAGGGGGTGACCCCGCTCATGATCGCGGCTGCGCACGACAATGCGCCGATGATCGGTTTGCTGCTTCAGTCGGGCGCACAGCCGGGGATGAAATCGGCTGATGGTGAGACGGCCCGCCAGATCGCGGCCAAAGCCGAAAATGGATCTGCGATTCGGGCGCTCGATCTTTTCGCAGAGACGGCGCCTAAGTGA